In one window of Candidatus Methanoplasma cognatum DNA:
- the cbiB gene encoding adenosylcobinamide-phosphate synthase CbiB — MELWLSAVLIVVIALVIDRVGELPNRYHLLRWIGNFVGFLDKRVKNRTSKWTKAKGFFSYMLVFFVFWFAIMVICSLVRNCLDGYQWEAVGITATLGEIVWIIVIAFMFKITFAVFSFRHHCAPIQNDLRMGDIRSAREKVQMIVSRDAGSLDEEHITSACCETISENLVDSAMSPAFYFGLFGMTGAVMFRCANLMDAMWGYLNDKYGNLGFFVAKFDDVLGFLTSRISPAFVALAAWIFGYDHKGVFKAAKEEHSKTPSPNSGWPMTAVACAMGISMEKKDVYVMGSGDLPSIDDVTRCYKLVERISMLFILTATLLFFVFIGIHIQVFIEDRIFDLLRMIV; from the coding sequence ATGGAGCTGTGGCTGTCCGCGGTACTGATAGTCGTCATCGCATTGGTCATCGACAGAGTGGGGGAATTGCCGAACAGGTATCACCTCCTAAGGTGGATAGGCAACTTCGTCGGCTTCCTGGATAAGAGGGTGAAGAACAGAACTTCCAAATGGACGAAAGCGAAAGGGTTCTTCTCATACATGCTGGTGTTCTTTGTTTTCTGGTTTGCCATCATGGTGATATGCAGCCTCGTCCGCAACTGCCTTGACGGATACCAGTGGGAGGCCGTCGGCATAACAGCGACCTTGGGGGAGATCGTTTGGATAATCGTCATCGCATTCATGTTCAAGATAACGTTTGCGGTGTTCTCTTTCCGCCACCACTGCGCTCCGATACAGAACGATCTGAGAATGGGAGACATCCGATCCGCAAGGGAGAAAGTGCAGATGATAGTCAGCAGGGACGCCGGCAGTTTGGATGAGGAGCACATAACCTCCGCATGCTGCGAGACCATATCCGAGAACCTGGTGGACAGCGCTATGTCCCCTGCGTTCTATTTCGGATTGTTCGGGATGACCGGAGCGGTCATGTTCAGGTGCGCGAACCTGATGGATGCGATGTGGGGCTATCTGAATGACAAGTATGGGAACCTTGGATTCTTCGTCGCGAAGTTCGACGATGTCCTCGGATTTCTGACGTCGAGGATATCTCCGGCGTTCGTCGCGTTGGCAGCCTGGATATTCGGTTATGATCATAAAGGAGTGTTCAAGGCAGCAAAAGAGGAACACTCAAAGACCCCCAGCCCGAACAGCGGATGGCCGATGACGGCGGTCGCATGCGCAATGGGGATATCCATGGAAAAAAAGGATGTCTATGTGATGGGAAGCGGGGACCTGCCGTCGATCGACGACGTGACCAGATGTTATAAACTGGTCGAACGTATTTCCATGCTGTTCATATTGACGGCAACGCTCCTGTTCTTTGTATTCATTGGAATACATATACAGGTGTTCATAGAGGATAGGATATTTGACCTGCTGAGGATGATAGTATGA
- the cbiS gene encoding bifunctional adenosylcobinamide hydrolase/alpha-ribazole phosphatase CbiS, whose translation MRYVKDVKIFEDGDMATAVVYLTERMEVLSSAVTNSGHTVTDTLFIMQVPHHYVTDDPLPDVKRTMEKHKIPEHAVGFMTAAEVKYVFSTVETDHEGYETFAAVTAGLSNHVVAGELLENWEERFRISQERYRMLVGGTINIIGISPVPLTDAAKVNIMMPMIEAKSAAMGILGYRETGTTSDAIAIVSPAGDEKEKYAGTGVPLGISMARSVKAAVISNLVKRGDFPYMGTFLDVLKGRGITKELMWEAALELYIPNPAWDTDDLERRFGSKLDILSSDINISSLIQGAVALEDIGTKDCICAMPRGMFAEDPIHLIADEIIGMQIAQYIAGTRGVFEFHRFDRHKPGVISKLGPFMDDMLCGLIGGVMSSVYTDMFDEQF comes from the coding sequence ATGAGGTATGTGAAGGATGTAAAGATATTCGAGGACGGGGATATGGCAACGGCAGTCGTATACCTGACGGAAAGAATGGAGGTTCTGAGCAGTGCGGTAACGAACAGCGGACATACGGTCACCGACACACTTTTCATCATGCAGGTACCGCACCATTATGTTACCGACGATCCCCTTCCCGACGTAAAGAGGACGATGGAGAAGCATAAGATACCGGAACATGCGGTTGGGTTCATGACAGCCGCCGAGGTGAAGTATGTGTTCTCGACGGTTGAGACAGATCACGAAGGTTATGAGACGTTTGCGGCGGTGACGGCGGGACTGAGCAACCACGTCGTCGCCGGGGAGCTTCTGGAGAACTGGGAAGAAAGATTCAGGATCTCTCAGGAAAGGTACAGGATGCTGGTCGGCGGGACGATAAATATCATAGGGATATCTCCCGTGCCTCTGACGGACGCCGCAAAGGTCAACATCATGATGCCCATGATCGAGGCGAAATCCGCTGCGATGGGCATACTCGGGTACAGAGAGACGGGAACCACTTCGGACGCGATCGCGATAGTGTCGCCTGCAGGCGACGAGAAAGAGAAATATGCCGGCACCGGTGTGCCGCTGGGTATATCGATGGCGAGGTCCGTTAAGGCGGCCGTTATAAGCAATCTTGTGAAGAGAGGGGACTTCCCGTACATGGGCACGTTCCTGGATGTTCTGAAAGGAAGAGGTATAACGAAAGAGCTTATGTGGGAGGCCGCGCTGGAACTGTACATCCCTAACCCAGCGTGGGACACCGACGACCTGGAAAGAAGATTCGGGTCAAAGCTGGACATTCTGTCCAGCGATATCAATATCTCATCGCTCATCCAGGGCGCGGTCGCTCTGGAGGACATAGGGACCAAGGACTGCATATGCGCGATGCCGAGGGGGATGTTCGCGGAAGACCCCATCCACCTGATAGCCGACGAGATAATCGGCATGCAGATAGCCCAGTACATCGCAGGAACGAGAGGCGTATTCGAGTTCCACCGCTTCGACAGACACAAGCCGGGAGTGATATCGAAACTAGGTCCGTTCATGGATGACATGCTGTGCGGACTGATAGGCGGCGTGATGTCGTCGGTATATACGGATATGTTCGACGAGCAATTCTGA
- the cobS gene encoding adenosylcobinamide-GDP ribazoletransferase — translation MEDAPAGGPLDAIKGVISFFTLFKLNVGGKEINAMNKNLYLIPIAGLIIGLIASVIGVVFVDLIRAEAMVAVAILATIYILSKFLHFDGLVDFGDGMVASGDKEDCVKALKDTRIGAGGLGIALIVVIATISAISGIWAAFLLAAVIVITEVFVKNAIVAAAAFGEPGTGMASEQVRNANFQTLLMSTIVSAGFAFAGYLIMGLIESSAGVSGMWTSVPMISAALLIAGAAVSSIFVGWLVAYLSNKKFGFVNGDVLGAANEISRVMILFVALLIVGFYTLPNWPGLLF, via the coding sequence ATGGAAGACGCGCCGGCCGGAGGGCCTTTGGATGCAATAAAAGGGGTCATATCATTCTTCACGTTGTTCAAATTGAACGTCGGCGGGAAAGAGATCAATGCCATGAACAAGAATCTCTACCTTATTCCGATCGCAGGGCTCATCATAGGTCTGATCGCCTCTGTCATCGGAGTTGTGTTTGTAGATCTAATACGCGCCGAAGCAATGGTCGCTGTTGCCATTCTGGCAACGATATACATCTTATCGAAGTTCCTTCATTTTGACGGACTCGTAGACTTCGGCGATGGGATGGTTGCCAGCGGAGACAAGGAAGACTGTGTCAAAGCCCTCAAGGACACAAGGATCGGCGCAGGCGGACTTGGCATAGCGCTTATAGTGGTCATTGCGACAATCTCCGCAATAAGTGGGATATGGGCCGCTTTCTTATTAGCTGCGGTTATAGTGATCACAGAGGTATTCGTAAAGAATGCCATTGTGGCGGCTGCGGCCTTCGGAGAACCAGGCACAGGAATGGCATCCGAACAGGTAAGGAATGCAAATTTCCAGACTCTGCTTATGTCAACCATCGTATCTGCAGGATTCGCATTCGCTGGATATTTGATAATGGGACTGATAGAGTCAAGCGCTGGTGTTAGCGGAATGTGGACCTCGGTGCCTATGATATCGGCCGCATTGCTCATAGCAGGGGCTGCTGTGTCCTCGATATTCGTAGGGTGGCTCGTTGCCTATCTATCGAACAAGAAGTTCGGCTTCGTGAATGGGGATGTCCTAGGCGCCGCCAATGAGATATCGAGAGTGATGATACTCTTCGTAGCACTGCTCATAGTAGGATTCTATACACTGCCGAATTGGCCGGGGTTGCTCTTCTGA
- a CDS encoding histidinol-phosphate aminotransferase family protein, which translates to MRRGREALGGIPKTVHGGQAWKMEGIEDYSHNLNPFGPPECLPEIIATAMDDIGHYPDDNCTELKDALSKIFSLKEENIAIGAGSSEIIRNFPNAFIERGERAVINRPSFAEYSQQCRVAGIDVVYNELAEEEDFRMNGERISSLLKSGARALYICNPNNPTGRIEPRRKILEMVKECSDEGVLVFLDETLLELVPDHEEISCMKYVREYDNLVVAGSLTKSFAIPGIRIGYGAASAPLIEEMDKIRMTWNVGQIEQNVARILMSEHTGYVRKAAAVMAEESKVMNSRLNEIGFPAGKISDSFFYFCSLKELGIRCSEFQKLMLKEKVMVRDCASFGGRFDHYVRFSVKDRERNEMFVKAVGNSMRHLE; encoded by the coding sequence ATGAGGCGCGGAAGAGAGGCTCTGGGGGGGATCCCGAAGACCGTCCACGGCGGACAGGCATGGAAGATGGAGGGAATAGAGGATTACAGCCACAATCTGAACCCTTTCGGGCCTCCCGAATGCCTCCCGGAGATAATCGCGACGGCCATGGATGACATCGGACACTATCCGGATGACAACTGTACCGAGCTGAAGGATGCTCTCTCGAAGATATTCTCTCTCAAAGAGGAGAACATCGCAATAGGCGCGGGGTCGTCGGAGATCATAAGGAATTTCCCCAACGCATTCATTGAAAGGGGAGAGAGAGCGGTCATCAACAGACCGTCGTTCGCGGAATATTCCCAACAGTGCAGAGTAGCAGGCATTGATGTGGTTTACAACGAGCTTGCCGAGGAAGAGGACTTCAGAATGAACGGGGAGCGCATATCCTCCCTGCTGAAAAGCGGGGCCAGGGCGCTGTACATCTGTAACCCGAACAATCCGACCGGAAGGATCGAGCCGAGGCGGAAGATATTGGAGATGGTCAAAGAATGCAGTGACGAAGGCGTGCTGGTATTCCTTGACGAGACGCTCCTGGAACTCGTTCCTGACCACGAGGAGATATCATGCATGAAGTATGTAAGGGAGTACGACAACCTCGTCGTCGCAGGCTCCCTTACTAAATCCTTCGCAATACCCGGCATAAGGATAGGTTACGGCGCCGCATCCGCTCCCTTGATAGAAGAGATGGACAAGATAAGGATGACCTGGAACGTCGGCCAGATAGAGCAGAATGTCGCGAGGATCCTTATGTCTGAACACACAGGATACGTGAGGAAAGCCGCCGCGGTGATGGCTGAGGAATCAAAAGTGATGAATTCCCGTCTGAACGAGATAGGATTCCCGGCCGGGAAGATATCGGACTCCTTCTTTTACTTCTGCTCCCTGAAGGAACTGGGGATAAGATGCTCGGAGTTCCAAAAGCTCATGCTGAAAGAGAAAGTAATGGTAAGGGACTGTGCGTCCTTCGGCGGCAGATTCGATCATTACGTGAGATTCAGCGTTAAGGACAGGGAGCGCAACGAGATGTTCGTTAAGGCCGTCGGGAATTCCATGAGGCATTTGGAGTGA
- a CDS encoding NTP transferase domain-containing protein produces the protein MQALINAGGKGTRMGACGIEKPMQIIGGKPVIKRVIDALSGSKNIDRILVSVSDNTLETEKYLKDICVETTMTSGEDYMGDLHDSFRILEGKFVLTCPSDLPFFSTEELDRFIAAFDAKDMESLIAIIDKRAFEKLNIKPSYTRDYYGSSCVVSGVSIMDREKTLRGVYLQESFYETDCKEFAVNVNTQEELNQARKIVDQAVLRSDVGA, from the coding sequence ATGCAGGCATTGATCAACGCTGGAGGGAAAGGCACCCGGATGGGAGCATGCGGCATAGAGAAGCCCATGCAGATCATCGGGGGCAAGCCTGTCATCAAGAGAGTGATTGATGCGCTTTCAGGCTCCAAGAACATTGACAGGATCTTGGTGTCCGTAAGCGATAACACGCTTGAGACAGAGAAGTACCTGAAGGACATATGTGTGGAGACGACGATGACATCCGGAGAGGACTATATGGGGGATCTGCATGATTCCTTCAGGATCCTTGAGGGAAAATTCGTCCTCACATGCCCGTCGGACCTTCCCTTCTTCTCAACAGAGGAGCTGGACAGATTCATAGCGGCGTTCGATGCGAAGGATATGGAATCGCTTATTGCCATCATTGACAAAAGAGCTTTTGAAAAACTCAATATCAAACCTTCTTACACCAGAGACTATTATGGCTCAAGCTGTGTGGTCTCGGGTGTTTCCATTATGGACAGGGAAAAGACCCTCCGGGGGGTATATCTCCAGGAATCCTTCTATGAGACGGATTGCAAAGAGTTCGCCGTCAATGTGAACACTCAGGAAGAGCTCAATCAGGCAAGGAAGATCGTGGACCAAGCTGTACTGAGGTCCGACGTCGGAGCTTAA
- a CDS encoding NAD-dependent protein deacylase: MESQISELRSVINDSDNIVFFGGAGVSTESGIPDFRSTDGLYNQKYAYPPETMLSHSFFMENTAEFYRFYRDKMIYPDAKPNAAHFKLAELESQGKLKAVVTQNIDSLHQTAGSRCVHELHGSVHRNFCMTCKAAHPLEHILESGGVPRCVCDGIVKPDVVLYEEPLDQNVLEEAVSAIRDADVLIVGGTSLNVYPAAGLLQYYRGNKLILINKSELSCERNAALVIRGKIGEVLERV, translated from the coding sequence ATGGAGAGCCAGATCTCAGAATTAAGATCCGTCATCAATGATTCAGACAATATCGTATTCTTCGGCGGTGCGGGCGTTTCCACAGAAAGCGGCATTCCGGACTTCCGCAGCACAGACGGACTGTATAATCAAAAGTATGCATACCCGCCTGAAACCATGCTGTCGCACAGCTTCTTCATGGAGAATACCGCCGAATTCTATCGTTTTTACCGGGACAAGATGATATATCCGGACGCAAAGCCGAATGCGGCACATTTCAAGCTGGCCGAGCTGGAGTCGCAGGGAAAACTGAAAGCGGTGGTCACACAGAACATCGACAGTCTGCACCAGACGGCCGGAAGCAGATGCGTTCATGAGCTGCACGGCTCGGTCCATCGCAACTTTTGTATGACATGCAAAGCGGCACATCCGCTGGAGCATATTTTGGAAAGCGGAGGCGTTCCCCGATGCGTATGCGACGGGATTGTCAAACCGGACGTGGTCCTGTACGAGGAGCCCCTGGACCAGAACGTGTTGGAGGAGGCCGTCAGCGCGATACGGGACGCCGACGTTCTGATAGTGGGCGGGACCTCGCTGAACGTGTACCCAGCGGCCGGACTTCTTCAATATTACCGCGGCAATAAACTGATCCTGATCAACAAATCGGAATTGTCCTGCGAGCGCAATGCCGCGCTTGTCATCCGCGGCAAGATCGGGGAGGTGCTGGAGCGGGTGTGA